DNA sequence from the Candidatus Fluviicola riflensis genome:
GTGCGGAACCATTGTCAGCACATCGATGCTGTATTTATCGATAAATTCATTCAACCCGTGCACGACGTCGCTGTCCTGGTATTGGTGAAACGTACGGCTTATTCCTTCCAGCGCATGGTCCAATACAACTCCAGCTGCAGCCTGGTCCGGATTTGGAACTTCGGCAGGATTCGTGGCAATGTGCAAAATGTAAACATGTGCATCGAGTGATTTCACCAACGATTTAAACGGTGCAAACACTTTTTCAGGATGCGGAATTGTCCGGTAATCACACGCTAGTGTAATGTGTTTGATTTCCTTGTATTTGGTTTGATTTCCCACAGCTAGTACCATGCAAGGCGAGTTACGCATGACGGAAACAGTAACACTGCCAAATAAATATTCATTGATAAAACCGCTTCCCTGCATTCCCATGACGATCAGATCTGCAGAACATTCTTTTGCAAACTCAATGATTTCCTCTTTTGGGAACCCGGGATTAAAATCATATGAAACCCGCGAAGTATCTCCGCCTAAACGACGAATGACATCTGCACGAAGTACCTCCATTCCTTCACGAATACCGTTTTCAACGTCATCAAGTGATGGCATGACAACTGTAACATCGGTAACAATTGTGGGAAGGTGATAAGTATGATAGAGAACAATTTTCGCATTTGTTTTTTTAGCGATCCCAACCGCATATTCGACCGCATTTGCGCCCTGATCGGATAAATCCGTGGGAATGAGAATGGTTTGAATAGTTGCTTCCATAACGACGTGTTTTTGTTGGATCAAAGTTCACTTTACAGTAGTACGTAAGGTATGACTTTCAACCGCTGAAACCTTGATTTTTATCATAAAAAAGGTTTTTTTAACCTTAATTAAAGTATAGTATCCTTAAAATGACTCACACAGATGTACAGATTTAGCGCTTCAGTCTAAGGCTGACAGCGTTAAATTGGGTAAAAACATATATTGTGTGGCAGCCAAAAATTATGCGAGTGCGTTAGCCGAGCCAAATCTGTGCATCTGTGAGAGAGTAAACACATCGGCTTTCTGTAGAAAATAATACATTGTTCAAAAAACAGGAAAACTCAGCCAACTACGTTGAAGGGAATAATTAACTTTGCGGCAAACATTTTTACCGATGAGTAGCACACTTCAACAAGTAGCAACAGTAGAACAAGCAGTAGAACTAGGTTTACGTACCGACGAATTTGAAATGATTCAGGAGATTTTAGGCCGCACGCCGAATTTCACCGAAACAGCCGTTTATTCCGTTATGTGGTCTGAACACTGCTCCTATAAAAATTCTATTTTCTGGTTGAAACAATTGCCGAAAGATGGTCCGCACATGCTGGTGAAAGCCGGTGAGGAAAATGCCGGATTGGTTGATTTGGGCGACGGAATCGGTTGTGTATTCAAAATCGAATCGCACAATCACCCGAGCGCTTTGGAGCCTTACCAAGGTGCGGCAACAGGTGTTGGCGGTATCAACCGCGATATTTTCACCATGGGCGCACGCCCGGTAGCGCAGCTCAATTCACTGCGTTTTGGTGATATCAAGGAAGACCGTACAAAATGGCTCGTGAAAGGTGTTGTGAAAGGAATCGGTGATTACGGAAATGCTTTCGGAATTCCGATCGTTGGCGGGGAAGTATTCTTCGACAAGTCATACAATCAGAATCCATTGGTGAATGCATTTTCTGCAGGAATCATCGACACGAAAAAAGTTATTTCTGCAAAAGCAAAAGGCCCCGGAAACCCGGTTTACATCGTTGGTTCTGCCACAGGTAAAGACGGAATCGCCGGTGCTGCTTTCGCATCAAAAGATATTACAGAAGAATCTGCCCAGGATCTACCATCGGTACAAGTGGGCGATCCGTTCATGGAAAAATTGCTTCTCGAAGCAACAATGGAATTGTCTATGACCGACGCAATTGTTGGAATGCAGGACATGGGAGCAGCAGGAATCACTTGTTCAACCTGTGAAATGAGCGCCGGTGGCGGTGTGGGAATGGAAATTCACCTCGACCGCGTTCCGACTCGTCAGGATAATATGTTGCCTTACGAAATCTTACTTTCCGAATCACAGGAACGAATGCTCGTTGTGATCCAAAAAGGAAAAGAAGACGTTGTAAAAGGCATTTTTGACAAATGGGATTTACACGCAGAAGAAATCGGAACAGTAACCGACGACGGACGTGTTCGCTACTACATGAACGGTGAATTGGTGGGCGATGTTCCTGCCGAATCATTGGTGTTGGGTGGTGGAGCTCCGCAATACCAGCGCGAGTATTCAGAACCTGCTTATTACCAGGAATACAAGAAATTCAACATTGATAACGTAAAACAACCGGACGATTTGAAAAAAGTGGCTTTCCATTTATTAAGTCAGCCGAATATAGCTTCAAAACGTTGGGTTTACGAACAATACGACTCCATGGTCGGAACCAAGACCATGTCGACCAACCGCCCTACAGATGCTGGAATTGTGCATTTGAAAGGAACGGAAAAAGCATTGGCAATGACCGTAGATTGCAACTCGCGCTACGTAAATGCCGACCCTGAAATCGGAACAGCAATCGCCGTTTCGGAAGCAGCTCGTAACATCGTTGTTTCGGGTGGTATTCCAAGTGCGATCACCAACTGTCTGAACTTCGGAAATCCATACAACCCGGAATCTTACTGGCAGTTTGTCGGCGCGATCAAAGGTATGTCGAAAGCCTGCCTGAAGTTTGAAACACCGGTTACGGGCGGAAATGTTTCGTTTTACAACCAATCGAACATCGGCGGAAAAGAAATTCCGGTATTCCCTACCCCAACCATCGGTATGATCGGTGTAATTCCGGATAAAACCAAAATTATGTCGCTCGATTTCAAACAAAAAGGCGATTTGATTTTTATCCTTGGCGATACCGTAAACGATATTTCTTCATCGGAATATTTGGTGACGTACCACGGAATTGAAGCTTCTCCGGCCCCGCATTTTGATTTGGAAAAAGAATTCATTTTGCAGGAAGCCGTAAAGGGCCTGATTGCTATGGAACTGATCAATGCAGCTCACGATTGCGCTGATGGCGGATTGTTTGTTTCATTGGTTGAAATGGCGATGCCACGCGGACTTGGATTTGATATCGTTACCGATTCGGAAGTACGCGAAGATGCATTCCTGTTTGGTGAAGCGCAAAGCCGCGTTGTGGTAAGTGTTCCTGAAGAAACCGAAGAAGAATTCATCGAATTCATGATGGGAAGCGGTGTAAGTTACACATTGCTCGGACACGTTACCAAAGGTAAAATGATGGTCGACGATGAGCATTTCGGGTTTATCTCCGAAGCGAAAGACATTTTCGACAACGCCTTGGGCAAACTGATCGAAGGTTAATTTCCGCACATGGAATTGATCGAACGTTATTTCCCCGATTTAACGGAACAGCAGCGCGCGCAGTTTTCGCAGCTCAAACCGCTCTACGAAGAATGGAACGCGCAAATCAATGTCATTTCCCGCAAGGATATGGATGACTTTTACGAGCGTCATGTGTTACATTCGCTCGCAATAGCAAAAATTATGTCGTTTGCCAACGGCTCATCGGTGCTGGATATTGGAACCGGTGGTGGTTTCCCTGGTATTCCACTGGCGATTTTATTCCCCGAAGTACAATTCCATTTGGTCGATTCCATCGGAAAAAAAATTAAAGTGGTGAACGAAGTCGCACAAGCACTTGGACTCACGAACGTACGCGCAACGCATGCACGAGCCGAAGATATCAAAGAACAATTTGACTTTATTGTGAGTCGCGCCGTAACCGCCATGCCCGCTTTTCTGCCATGGACCAAAGGCAAATTCCTGAAACAACACAAAAATCCGCTCAAAAACGGCATTTTATACCTTAAAGGTGGTGATTTGACCGAAGAACTGGCTCCTGTGAAACAACCCTTGAAGCTTCATTCGCTCAACAAATTCTTCTCAGAAGAGTTCTTTGAAACCAAAGCGGTTGTATATGTGGATATGAGCAAGTAAAGTTCTCATTCCTTTTACCTTTACAATATGAATCCCAAGGTCTTAGCCATTTCAGGAAGTACACGCAGTCATTCGGGCAATGGAATTATTCTACGTTCTGTCGCAGGACAATTCAGTGGTCAAGCTGATGTTGATTTGTTTGAAGCTATTGATTCGTTACCACATTTCAATCCGGAACTGGAAGGAGAATCGCTGCCTCCAACAGTTGCTGATTTTTACCGCCGGATCGAACAAGCCGATGCAATTCTTATTTGTACACCGGAATATGTTTTCAGCATGCCGGGAGTACTCAAAAACGCGTTGGAATGGACAGTCGCTACAACATTACTTTCACACAAACCAATAGCGTTTATTGTCGCTTCGAGTTCAGGTGTCAAAACCATGGAATCGCTTGATTTGGTATTGGAAACACTGAAGCAGGAACCTGTTCCGGATTCGCATAAATTGCTGGTGCAAAGCATTGGAACTAAAATTCTTCCCGACCGGAAAACAGTGGAGCCGGTTACCAACGAAACAATCAAAAAATTAGTTAACGCATTACTTGCCGATTGTAATTCTATTGATTAAATGGCTTGGAAATCGTAACATTGTTGCCGATTCAGCATTAACACAACCAATGGCAAACCCGGAATTAATTGAACAACACAACCGAAAGCAATCATTCGTGTTTCGCTCTAAGATGTGGATGCTCATTCTGAAACGGCTTGCTACCAACAGTTTTTCCGCCACACGCAGGCAATCCCGTAGAAACGCGCTGAATAATGCACCCGTTATTGCCGCATCGCACACCGAATTGTGGAACAAACACGACAACAAACACAACTGGATCCTTACCGCCGGAAAAATAGAAAACCTGCGCGTCGCCGTACAACGAATCAACGGATTAGAAATACCTTCCAACACCGTTTTCAGCTTTTGGAAACACATAGGAAACCCGAATTGGGGCAAAGGTTATGTTGTCGGAAGGGAAATCAGGGAAGGTTGTATCATTCCTACTAAAGCCGGTGGTTTGTGCCAATTGTCAAACGCGCTTTACGATGCGGCGCTCAATGCGAATTTTGAAATCGTCGAACGACACAAGCACACAAAAGTCGTAAAAGGATCTTTGGCCGAACAAAACCGCGACGCGACCGTGAAATGGAATTACATCGATCTGAGATTCAGGTCAGAATACGCTTTCCGGATCGAAGCCCGGTTGAGTGGAACAGAATTGATCGTGCAATTCAAAAGCTCAGGAAAAGCAACCGGTGAAAGTGATGATTCCTTTGTTTCTCAACCTGTAGCATCGATCAACGATTGTTTTTCGTGCGGAAATACCACCTGTTTCAAACATCCGACCGGAAAAGAAATCGAAGAACGCACCGGAATTACCGCTTTTCTGCTGGATGAAGCCTGGCCGGAATTTGACACTTATATTTCCGAAAACGCACAGAAATCGGACTTTTTTGCCGTTTCGGTCCATAACAGCAGGTTGATTAAATCGGCAAAATATCGCTGGAAAAGTGGCTCCAACCGGCCGCGGCCGATAAAAGCAACCAATTTTGCAGCGTTGAAGCGCTCCATACAACTACGTTTAGCCGCCAAACGCAGACAAAACCCGTTTCAGGTCGCATTAAAAGCCGACAATCTTCTTGCAAGGAAA
Encoded proteins:
- a CDS encoding 16S rRNA (guanine(527)-N(7))-methyltransferase RsmG, which gives rise to MELIERYFPDLTEQQRAQFSQLKPLYEEWNAQINVISRKDMDDFYERHVLHSLAIAKIMSFANGSSVLDIGTGGGFPGIPLAILFPEVQFHLVDSIGKKIKVVNEVAQALGLTNVRATHARAEDIKEQFDFIVSRAVTAMPAFLPWTKGKFLKQHKNPLKNGILYLKGGDLTEELAPVKQPLKLHSLNKFFSEEFFETKAVVYVDMSK
- a CDS encoding phosphoribosylformylglycinamidine synthase II, with the protein product MSSTLQQVATVEQAVELGLRTDEFEMIQEILGRTPNFTETAVYSVMWSEHCSYKNSIFWLKQLPKDGPHMLVKAGEENAGLVDLGDGIGCVFKIESHNHPSALEPYQGAATGVGGINRDIFTMGARPVAQLNSLRFGDIKEDRTKWLVKGVVKGIGDYGNAFGIPIVGGEVFFDKSYNQNPLVNAFSAGIIDTKKVISAKAKGPGNPVYIVGSATGKDGIAGAAFASKDITEESAQDLPSVQVGDPFMEKLLLEATMELSMTDAIVGMQDMGAAGITCSTCEMSAGGGVGMEIHLDRVPTRQDNMLPYEILLSESQERMLVVIQKGKEDVVKGIFDKWDLHAEEIGTVTDDGRVRYYMNGELVGDVPAESLVLGGGAPQYQREYSEPAYYQEYKKFNIDNVKQPDDLKKVAFHLLSQPNIASKRWVYEQYDSMVGTKTMSTNRPTDAGIVHLKGTEKALAMTVDCNSRYVNADPEIGTAIAVSEAARNIVVSGGIPSAITNCLNFGNPYNPESYWQFVGAIKGMSKACLKFETPVTGGNVSFYNQSNIGGKEIPVFPTPTIGMIGVIPDKTKIMSLDFKQKGDLIFILGDTVNDISSSEYLVTYHGIEASPAPHFDLEKEFILQEAVKGLIAMELINAAHDCADGGLFVSLVEMAMPRGLGFDIVTDSEVREDAFLFGEAQSRVVVSVPEETEEEFIEFMMGSGVSYTLLGHVTKGKMMVDDEHFGFISEAKDIFDNALGKLIEG